CCATCAAAGACACAGACACCAACACCCACCCGAGACACAGACACCAATACCCACCCAAGACACACATGCCAACACCCACCACAGACACAGATACCAACACCAACCCCAGACACAGATGCCAACACCCACCCAGACACAAATGCCAACACCCACCCAAAAGACAGACGCCAACACACACAACAGACACAGACGCCAACACCCATCCAAGACATAGACACCAACAGCCACACCAGACACAgacaccaacacccaccccagacACAGACACCAATACCCACCCAAGACACAGACGTCAAAACTCACACCGAACACAGATACCAACACCCACGCAAGACACAGACGCCAACACCCAGCCCAGATACAGATACCAACAACCACCTGAGAGACAGACGCCAACGCCCACAAAAGACACAGATGCCAACAACCACTCCAGACACAGACACCAACATCCACCAAAGACACAGACACCAACACCCACCCAAGAGGCAGACACCAACACCTACACGAGACACAgacaccaacacccaccccagacACAGACGCCAACACCCACCCGACACAGACACCAACAACCACCCAAGACACAGATAACAACACCCACCTGAGACACAGACGGCAACATCCACCACAGACAGAATACCAACAACCACCCGAGACACAGACATCAGCACCCACGCCACACACAGACACCATCATCCACCCAAGACACAGACACCAACACCCATCCCAGACACAGATACCAACACACACCTGAGACACAGACTTCAACACACACCCCAGACACAGATGTGAACACTCACCCAAGACAAAAATGCAAACACCCACCCGAGACACAGACGCCAACACCCACCCCAGTCACAGATACCAACACCAACCCCAGACACAGATGCCAACATCCACCCAGACACAAATGCCAACACCCACCCAAAAGACAGACGCCAACACACACAACAGACACAGACGCAAACACCCATCCAAGACATAGACACCAAGAGCCACACCAGACACAgacaccaacacccaccccagacACAGACACCAACACCCACCCAAGACACAGACGTCAACACCCAGCCCAGATACAGATACCAACAACCACCTGAGAGACAGACGCCAACACCCACAAAAGACAGAGATGACAACAACCACTCCAGACACAGACACCAACATCCACCAAAGACACAGACACCAACACCCACCCAAGACGCAGACACCAACACATACCCGAGACACAgacaccaacacccaacccatACACAGACGCCAACACCCACCCGACACAGACACCAACAACCACCCAAGACACAGATAACAACACCCACCTGAGACACAGACGGCAACACCCACCCCAGACAGAATACCAACAACCACCCGAGACACAGACATCAACACCCACGCCAGACACAGACACCATCATCCACCCAAGACACAgacaccaacacccaccccagacACAGATACCAACACACACCTGAGACACAGACGTCAACACACACCCCAGACACAGATGTGAACACTCACCCCAGACAAAAATGCAAACACCCACCCGAGACACAGACGCCAACACCCACCCCAGACACAGACACCAACACCCACCCAAGACACAGACGTCAACACCCACCCCGGACACAGATACCAACACCTACCTGAGACACTGACGCCAACACCCACCCCAGACACAGACACCAACACCCACCTGAGAGACAGATGCTAACACCCACAACAGACACAGATGCCAACACACACtccagacacacacaccaacatcCACCAAAGACACAGACACCAACACCCACCCAAGACACAgacaccaacacccaccccagacACAGATACCAACACCAACCCCAGACACAGATGCCAACACCAACCCAGACACAAATGCCTACACCCACACAAAAGACAGACGCCAACACACACAACAGACACAGACGGCAACACCCATCCAAGACATAGACACCAACAACCGCACCAGACACAgacaccaacacccaccccagacACAGACACCAACACCCAACCAAGACACAGACGTCAACACCCACACCGAACACAGATACCAACACCGACCCAAGACACAGATGCCAACACCCAGCCCAGATACAGATACCAACAACCACCTGAGAGACAGACGCCAACGCCCACAAAAGACACAGATGCCAACAACCACTCCAGACACAGACACCAACATCCACCAAAGACACAGACGCCAACACCCACGCCAGACACAGACACCAACACCCACCCAAGACACAGACGTCAACACCCACACCGGACACAGATACCAACACCCACCCAAGACACAGACGTCATCACCCACCCCGGACACAGATACCAACACCCACCTGAGACACAGACGCCAAAACCCACCccagacacagacacaaacacccaCCTGAGAGACAGATGCTAACACCCACAACAGACACAGATGCCAACACCCACTCCAGACTCAGACACCAACATCCACCAAAGACACAGACACCAACACCCACCCAAGACACAGACACCAACACCCTCCCCAGACACAGATACCAACACCAACCCCAGACACAGATGCCAACACCAACCCAGACACAAATGCCTACACCCACACAAAAGACAGACGCCAACACACACAACAGACATAGACGGCAACACCCATCCAAGACATAGACACCAACTACCGCACCAGACACAgacaccaacacccaccccagacACAGACACCAACACCCAACCAAGACACAGACGTCAACACCCACACCGAACACAGATACCAACACCGACCCAAGACACAGATGCCAACACCCAGCCCAGATACAGATACCAACAACCACCTGAGAGACAGACGCCAACACCCACAAAAGACACAGATGCCAACAACCACTCCAGACACAGACACCAACATCCACCAAAGACACAGACACCAACACCCACCCAAGACGCAGACACCAACACCTACCCAAGACACAGACACCAAAACCCACCCCAGACACAGACGCCAACACCCACCCGACACAGATACCAACAACCACACAAGACACAGATAACAACACCCACCTGAGACACAGACGGCAACACCCTCCCCAGACACAGATACCAACACCAACCCCAGACACAGATGCCAACACCAACCCAGACACAAATGCCTACACCCACACAAAAGACAGACGCCAACACACACAACAGACATAGACGGCAACACCCATCCAAGACATAGACACCAACAACCGCACCAGACACAgacaccaacacccaccccagacACAGACACCAACACCCAACCAAGACACAGACGTCAACACCCACACCGAACACAGATACCAACACCGACCCAAGACACAGATGCCAACACCCAGCCCAGATACAGATACCAACAACCACCTGAGAGACAGACGCCAACACCCACAAAAGACACAGATGCTAACAACCACTCCAGACACAGACACCAACATCCACCAAAGACACAGACACCAACACCCACCCAAGACGCAGACACCAACACCTACCCAAGACACAGACACCAAAACCCACCCCAGACACAGACGCCAACACCCACCCGACACAGATACCAACAACCACACAAGACACAGATAACAACACCCACCTGAGACACAGACGGCAACACCCACCCCAGACACAGACACCAACACCCACCTGAGAGACAGATGCTAACACCCACAACAGACACATATGCCAACATCCACTCCAGACTCAGACACCAACATCCACCAAAGACACAGACACCAACACCCACCCAAGACACAgacaccaacacccaccccagacACAGATACCAACACCAACCCCAGACACAGATGCCAACACCCACCCAGACACAAATGCCAACACCCACCCAAAAGACAGACGCCAACACACACAACAGACACAGACACCAGCACCCACCCCAGACACAGACACCAACACCCACCCAAGACACAGACTTCAACACCCACACCGAACACAGATACCAACACCCACCCAAGACACAGACGCCAACACCCAGCCCAGATACAGATACCAACAACCACCTGAGAGACAGACGCCAACACCCACAAAAGACACAGATGTCAACAACCACTCCAGACACAGACACCAACATCCACCAAAGACACAGACACCAACACCCACCCAAGACGCAAACACCAACACCTACCCGAGACACAgacaccaacacccaccccagacACAGACGCCAACACCCACCCGACACAGACACCAACAACCACCCAAGACACAGATGCCAACACCCACCCAGACACAAATGCCAACACCCACCCCAGACACAGACACCAACACCCACCTGAGAGACAGACGCCAACACCCACCCAGACATAGACACCAACAACCACCTGAGAGACAGACGCCAACACCCACAAAAGACACAGATGTCAACAACCACTCCAGACACAGACACCAACATCCACCAAAGACACAGACACCAACACCCACCACAGACGCAGACACCAACACCTACCCAAGACACAgacaccaacacccaccccagacACAGATGCCAACACCCACCCGACACAGACACCAACAACCACAAAAGACACAGATGCCAACACCCACCCAGACACAAATGCCAACACCCACCCCAGACACAGACACCAACACCCAACTGAGAGACAGACGCCAACACCCACCCCAGACATAATACCAACAACCACCCGAGACACAGACATCAACACCCACCTGAGACACAGACGTCAACACACACCCCAGACACAGATGTGAACACTCACCCCAGACAAAAATGCAAACACCCACCCGAGACATAGACGCCAACACCCACCCCAGACACAGACACCAACACCCACCCAAGTCACAGACGTCAACACCCACACCGGACACAGATACCAACACCCACCCAAGACACAGACGTCAACACCCACCCCGGACACAGATACCAACATCCACCAAAGACACAGACACCAAAACCCACCCAAGACGCAAACACCAACACCTACCCGAGACACAGACACCAACACCCACCCGACACAGACACCAACAACCACCCAAGACACAGATGCCAACACCCACCCAGACACAAATGCCAACACCCAACCCAGACACAGACACCAACACCCACCTGAGAGACAGACGCCAACACCCACCCAGACATAGACACCAACAACCACCTGAGAGACAGACGCCAACACCCACAAAAGACACAGATGTCAACAACCACTCCAGACACAGACACCAACATCCACCCAAGACGCAGACACCAACACCTACCCAAGACACAgacaccaacacccaccccagacACAGATGCAAACACCCACCCGACACAGACACCAACAACCACCAAAGACACAGAGGCCAACACCCACCCAGACACAAATGCCAACACCCACCCCAGACACAGACACCAACACCCACCTGAGAGACAGACGCCAACACCCACCCAGACATAGACACCAACAGCCACTCCAGACACAGACACCAACACCCACCCAAGACACAGACACCAACTCCCACCCGAGTCACAGACACCAACACCCACCCGAGACACAGACGCCAACACCCACCCCAGACAGAGACACCAACACCCACCCAAGACACAGATACCAACACCCACCTGAGAGACAGACGGCAAAACCCACCCCAGACACAGACACCAACAACCACCCGAGACACAGACACCAGCACCCACCCCAGACACAGACGCCAACACCCACCCCAGACACAgacaccaacacccaccccagacACAGACACCAACAACCACCCAAGACACAGATACCAACACCCACCTGAGAGACAGACGCCAACACCTACAAATGACACAGATGCCAACAACCACTCCAGACACAGACACCAACATCCACCAAAGACACAGACACCAACACCCACCCAAGACGCAGACACCAGCACCTACCCGAGACACAGACACCAACACCCACGCCAGACACAGACGCCAACACCCACCCCAGACACAGGAATCAACACCAACCCCAGACAGAGATGCCAAAACCCTCTCCAGACACAGTACCAACAACCACCCGAGTCACAGACTCCAACACCCACCCCAGACACAGACACCAACAACCACCCAAGACACAGATACCAACACCCACCTGAGACACAGACGTCAACACACACCCCAGACAAAGATGTGAACATTCACCCCAGACAAAAATGCAAACACCCACCCGAGACACAGACGCCAACACCCACCCCAGACACAGACACCAATACCCACCCAAGACACAGACGTCAACACCCACACCGGACACAGATACCAACACCCACCCAAGACATAGACGTCAACATCCACCCCGGACACAGATACCAACACCCACCTGAGACACAGACGCCAACACCGACCccagacacagacacaaacacccaCCTGAGAGACAGACGCCAACACCCACAACAGACACAGATGCCAACACCCACTCCAGACACAGACGCCAACACCCACCCCAGACACAGACACCAAATCCCACCCCAGACAGAgacaccaacacccaccccagacAGAGACGCCAACACCCACCCAAGATACAGatgccaacacccacccctgaCACAGACATCAACACCCACAGCAGACACAGATGTGAATACCCACCCCAGATACAAATGCCAACTCCCACCTGAGACACAgacaccaacacccaccccagacACAGACACCAAAGCCCACCACAAACACAGACACCAACACCCACCCAAGACACAGacgccaacacccacccctgaCACAGACATCAACACCCACACCAGACACAGATGTGAACACCCACCCCAGACACAAATGCCAACACCCACCTGAGACACAGACACCAACACCCACCCACCCGAGACCCAGACACCAATACCCATCGCAGACACAGACACCAACACCCACTCCAGACACAGATACCAACACCCAGCCAAGACACAgacaccaacacccaccccagacACAGATACCAACACCCACCCGAGACACAGGTGCCAACACCCACCCCAGACACAGGtaccaacacccaccccagagAGAGATGCCTGCACCCACCCCAGACCCAAAAGCCAACACCCACCTTAGACACAACACCAATACCCACCCCTGACAGAGACGCCAACACCCACCCCAGACACATACATCAACACCCACACCAGACACAATTTTCCTACATATTTTGTTCTAACTGTGTGGGCACTAGATGCAAGACTTCACTCttaatctcttctttggcttggcttcgcggacgaagatttatggagggggtaaaaagtccacgtcagctgcaggctcgtttgtggctgacaagtccgatgcgggacaggcagacacgattgcagcggttacaagggaaaattggttggttggtgttgggtgttgggtttttcctcctttgccttttgtcagtgaggtgggctctgcggtcttcttcaaaggaggttgctgcccgccaaactgtgaggcgccaagatgcacggtttgaggcgttatcagcccactggcggtggtcaatgtggcaggcaccaagagatttctttaggcagtccttgtaccttttctttggtgcacctctgtcacggtggccagtggagagctcgccatataatacgatcttgggaaggcgatggtcctccattctggagacgtgacccatccagcgcagctggatcttcataagcgtggactcgatgctgtcgacctctgccatctcgagtacttcgacgttaggggtgtaagcgctccaatggatgttgaggatggagcggagacaacgctggtggaagcgttctaggagccgtaggtggtgccggtagaggacccatgattcggagctcttcaatctgaggcgcctgcaagctcacaccaagacacaagagaaacttgtccgtgaactactctttgcagatgatgccgctttagttgcccattcagagccagctcttcagcgcttgacgtcctgctttgcggaaactgccaaaatgtttggcctggaagtcagcctgaagaaaactgaggtcctccatcagccagctccccaccatgactaccagcccccccacatctccatcgggcacacaaaactcaaaacggtcaaccagtttacctatctcggctgcaccatttcatcagatgcaaggatcgacaatgagatagacaacagactcgccaagggaaatagcgcctttggaagactacacaaaagagtctggaaaaacaaccaactgaaaaacctcacaaagataagcgtatacagagccgttgtcatacccacactcactCTTAATAGTCAGATACTAATTAACAATTTAAtttatgtttttaattatatCAAATTGACTTTAAATGTCCAGATTATCTTGCCTTAATTGGCACAGGCTGGAACGAAAAGGGacccacaccaggctgcgggctgctggagactgcggtcAAGAGACCCACACTAGGTTGCGGACTGCTGGATATTGCAGTCAAGGGACCCACACCAGGTTGCGGACTGCTGGAggttgcagtcaagggactcacaccaggctgcgggctgctggaaactgcggTAAAAGAacccacaccaggctgcggactgctggagactgcagtcaaggaACCCATAGCAGGCTGC
The Narcine bancroftii isolate sNarBan1 chromosome 1, sNarBan1.hap1, whole genome shotgun sequence genome window above contains:
- the LOC138755283 gene encoding mucin-2-like, which produces MQTPTRDIDANTHPRHRHQHPPKSQTSTPTPDTDTNTHPRHRRQHPPRTQIPTSTKDTDTKTHPRRKHQHLPETQTPTPTRHRHQQPPKTQMPTPTQTQMPTPNPDTDTNTHLRDRRQHPPRHRHQQPPERQTPTPTKDTDVNNHSRHRHQHPPKTQTPTPTQDTDTNTHPRHRYIDTNSHSRHRHQHPPKTQTPTPTRVTDTNTHPRHRRQHPPQTETPTPTQDTDTNTHLRDRRQNPPQTQTPTTTRDTDTSTHPRHRRQHPPQTQTPTPTPDTDTNNHPRHRYQHPPERQTPTPTNDTDANNHSRHRHQHPPKTQTPTPTQDADTSTYPRHRHQHPRQTQTPTPTPDTGINTNPRQRCQNPLQTQYQQPPESQTPTPTPDTDTNNHPRHRYQHPPETQTSTHTPDKDVNIHPRQKCKHPPETQTPTPTPDTDTNTHPRHRRQHPHRTQIPTPTQDIDVNIHPGHRYQHPPETQTPTPTPDTDTNTHLRDRRQHPQQTQMPTPTPDTDANTHPRHRHQIPPQTETPTPTPDRDANTHPRYRCQHPPLTQTSTPTADTDVNTHPRYKCQLPPETQTPTPTPDTDTKAHHKHRHQHPPKTQTPTPTPDTDINTHTRHRCEHPPQTQMPTPT
- the LOC138755241 gene encoding putative uncharacterized protein DDB_G0290521, encoding MPTPTPDTDSKSHLDTNANTHPRDRRQHPQQTQTPKPTQTQTLTPTPDRHQHPSKTQTPTPTRDTDTNTHPRHTCQHPPQTQIPTPTPDTDANTHPDTNANTHPKDRRQHTQQTQTPTPIQDIDTNSHTRHRHQHPPQTQTPIPTQDTDVKTHTEHRYQHPRKTQTPTPSPDTDTNNHLRDRRQRPQKTQMPTTTPDTDTNIHQRHRHQHPPKRQTPTPTRDTDTNTHPRHRRQHPPDTDTNNHPRHR